The Cellulomonas wangleii genome includes a region encoding these proteins:
- a CDS encoding DUF3995 domain-containing protein, which translates to MGPEHRAWVPPAWVAWGAVVAAFAFAAVSLLWATGSTLGLDTLGGTVERLGRARDPALLSANAVALVLKVLGGVLALALVQPWGRRLPRRPLLSLGWAGAAVLVVYGVLQVTSVALVAAHVVVPDEVLSARALRWRLLLWEPWFLVWGVLLAGATLRHQRLRPAS; encoded by the coding sequence ATGGGTCCGGAGCATCGGGCGTGGGTGCCGCCCGCGTGGGTGGCGTGGGGCGCGGTCGTGGCCGCGTTCGCGTTCGCCGCGGTGAGCCTGCTCTGGGCGACGGGCAGCACGCTCGGCCTGGACACCCTCGGCGGGACGGTCGAGCGGCTCGGGCGTGCACGTGACCCGGCGCTGCTCTCCGCGAACGCGGTGGCGCTCGTGCTCAAGGTGCTGGGCGGGGTGCTGGCCCTCGCGCTGGTCCAGCCATGGGGTCGCAGGCTGCCGCGCCGACCCCTGCTGTCGCTCGGCTGGGCGGGGGCGGCGGTCCTCGTCGTCTACGGCGTGCTGCAGGTGACGTCCGTGGCGCTCGTCGCGGCGCACGTCGTCGTGCCCGACGAGGTGCTCTCCGCCCGGGCCCTGCGGTGGCGGTTGCTGCTGTGGGAGCCGTGGTTCCTGGTCTGGGGCGTGCTGCTGGCCGGTGCCACGCTGCGTCACCAGCGGCTGAGGCCGGCGTCCTGA
- a CDS encoding zinc-dependent alcohol dehydrogenase family protein — translation MRAVVMERPGEVRVVDREQPRIEEPTDAVIEVTATCICGSDLWPYRGIEAVDHAWMGHEYVGVVREVGPQVRDVRVGQFVVGSFFASDGTCEICRSGYQSHCVQRVPMGSIGTQAQYARIPLADGTLVATPGMPDADLVPSLLAASDVLGTGWFAAVAAEAGPGKTVAVVGDGAVGLLGVLAARQLGAERVIAMSRHADRQALARELGATEIVEERGDAGVAHIKDLTDGLGAHSVVEAVGTQESMMQAIGSTRPGGHVGYVGVSHGVSLPGQELFFSGVHLHGGPAPVRRFLPDLIRRIWDRTIDPGRVFDLTLSLEQAAEGYRAMDERRATKVLLTV, via the coding sequence ATGCGTGCAGTCGTCATGGAACGACCCGGGGAGGTCCGCGTCGTCGACCGGGAGCAGCCGAGGATCGAGGAGCCGACCGACGCCGTCATCGAGGTGACCGCGACCTGCATCTGCGGCTCCGACCTGTGGCCCTACCGGGGGATCGAGGCCGTCGACCACGCGTGGATGGGCCACGAGTACGTCGGGGTCGTGCGCGAGGTCGGGCCGCAGGTGCGCGACGTGCGGGTGGGGCAGTTCGTCGTCGGGTCGTTCTTCGCGTCCGACGGCACGTGCGAGATCTGCCGCTCCGGGTACCAGTCGCACTGCGTGCAGCGGGTGCCCATGGGGTCGATCGGCACCCAGGCGCAGTACGCGCGCATCCCGCTGGCCGACGGCACGCTGGTCGCGACGCCGGGCATGCCGGACGCCGACCTGGTGCCGTCGCTGCTGGCCGCGTCCGACGTGCTGGGAACCGGGTGGTTCGCGGCGGTGGCCGCCGAGGCCGGGCCCGGGAAGACGGTCGCGGTGGTCGGTGACGGGGCCGTGGGCCTGCTCGGCGTCCTGGCGGCGCGGCAGCTCGGCGCCGAGCGCGTGATCGCCATGTCCCGGCACGCCGACCGGCAGGCGCTCGCGCGCGAGCTCGGAGCGACCGAGATCGTCGAGGAGCGTGGCGACGCGGGGGTGGCGCACATCAAGGACCTCACCGACGGGCTGGGCGCGCACAGCGTCGTCGAGGCCGTCGGCACGCAGGAGTCGATGATGCAGGCGATCGGGTCGACCCGGCCCGGTGGGCACGTCGGGTACGTCGGCGTCTCGCACGGCGTCTCCCTGCCCGGGCAGGAGCTGTTCTTCTCCGGCGTGCACCTGCACGGCGGGCCGGCTCCGGTGCGCAGGTTCCTGCCGGACCTGATCCGCCGGATCTGGGACCGGACCATCGACCCCGGACGGGTCTTCGACCTCACCCTCTCGCTCGAGCAGGCCGCCGAGGGCTACCGTGCGATGGACGAGCGGCGGGCGACGAAGGTGCTGCTGACCGTGTGA
- a CDS encoding alpha/beta fold hydrolase, protein MYREVGGVRVHHVEHGGGVPFVVLHGAGVDHREVVGALEPALADLAGVRRVYPDLPAHGRTAAPAHLTSGDDVVEVLLRFVDRVTGGGPFVIAGHSLGGYLARAVAARRPDRVVGLALVCPAGRTARDVPPHRVLHDEPGAADALDRADVPGFEEYLVVRTARTARAYRDHVLPGARLCDEEGFGQVYGRWELRDAPDADAPQPYPTLVLAGRHDASVGWADAVRLLDVYPRASLTVADGAGHALLHEQPDLVAALLRHWLAGLALPAA, encoded by the coding sequence GTGTACCGCGAGGTCGGGGGCGTCCGCGTGCACCACGTCGAGCACGGCGGCGGGGTGCCGTTCGTGGTGCTGCACGGCGCCGGCGTCGACCACCGCGAGGTCGTCGGGGCGCTCGAGCCCGCGCTCGCGGACCTCGCGGGCGTCCGGCGCGTCTACCCGGACCTGCCCGCGCACGGTCGTACCGCCGCACCCGCTCACCTGACCAGCGGTGACGACGTCGTCGAGGTGCTGCTGCGGTTCGTCGACCGGGTCACCGGCGGCGGGCCGTTCGTCATCGCCGGGCACTCCCTGGGCGGGTACCTGGCGCGCGCCGTGGCCGCCCGGCGGCCCGACCGGGTCGTCGGCCTCGCGCTCGTCTGCCCGGCCGGCCGCACGGCCCGGGACGTCCCGCCGCACCGGGTGCTGCACGACGAGCCCGGTGCCGCGGACGCGCTGGACCGTGCCGACGTGCCGGGGTTCGAGGAGTACCTCGTCGTGCGCACCGCCCGGACCGCCCGGGCGTACCGGGACCACGTGCTGCCCGGCGCCCGGCTGTGCGACGAGGAGGGGTTCGGCCAGGTGTACGGGCGCTGGGAGCTGCGTGACGCCCCCGACGCCGACGCACCGCAGCCCTACCCGACGCTGGTGCTCGCGGGCCGGCACGACGCCTCCGTGGGGTGGGCCGACGCCGTGCGGCTGCTCGACGTCTACCCGCGTGCCTCGCTCACCGTGGCCGACGGCGCGGGCCACGCGCTGCTCCACGAGCAGCCCGACCTGGTCGCCGCGCTGCTGCGGCACTGGCTCGCGGGGCTCGCGCTCCCGGCCGCCTGA
- a CDS encoding alpha/beta fold hydrolase, whose translation MATYAAADGTELTYDAHGPADAPVVIALPGGPARDPAYLGDLAGLAGARRLVVPHPRGVGRSPLDPAHASWWAQAQDVQDLRLHLGASRVVLLAHSAAARQALGHALRFPGLAGLVLVTPSAASLVDVASDAEAVAARRADDPVFRSAVAVLEGGADTSSAQAYDAWQRAGAPAGYAAWGPAEREHAAAGRWHLAAARAYLAGPPPDDLRAGLPTLTVPTLVVAGAEDALTGVTPVAALAAALPAGRLAVLAACGHYPWVEQPAAFRGVVDGFLAEVLPG comes from the coding sequence GTGGCCACCTACGCGGCAGCGGACGGCACCGAGCTCACGTACGACGCCCACGGCCCCGCCGACGCCCCCGTCGTGATCGCACTGCCGGGCGGGCCCGCGCGCGACCCCGCGTACCTCGGTGACCTGGCCGGCCTGGCCGGGGCCCGGCGGCTCGTCGTACCCCACCCCCGTGGCGTCGGCCGCTCCCCGCTGGACCCCGCCCACGCCTCGTGGTGGGCGCAGGCCCAGGACGTGCAGGACCTGCGCCTGCACCTGGGTGCGTCGCGCGTCGTCCTGCTGGCGCACTCGGCGGCAGCACGCCAGGCGCTGGGCCACGCGCTGCGGTTCCCGGGCCTGGCCGGGCTCGTCCTCGTCACGCCGTCGGCGGCGTCGCTGGTGGACGTCGCCTCCGACGCGGAGGCGGTGGCCGCCCGGCGCGCGGACGACCCCGTGTTCCGGTCCGCGGTGGCGGTGCTCGAGGGCGGCGCCGACACGAGCAGCGCACAGGCCTACGACGCGTGGCAGCGGGCGGGTGCGCCCGCCGGGTACGCCGCGTGGGGACCCGCGGAGCGGGAGCACGCCGCCGCCGGCCGGTGGCACCTGGCGGCCGCCCGGGCGTACCTCGCGGGACCGCCGCCCGACGACCTGCGTGCGGGCCTGCCGACGCTGACCGTCCCCACGCTCGTGGTCGCCGGCGCCGAGGACGCCCTCACCGGTGTCACCCCGGTCGCAGCGCTCGCCGCCGCGCTGCCCGCCGGTCGGCTCGCCGTGCTGGCGGCGTGCGGGCACTACCCGTGGGTGGAGCAGCCCGCCGCGTTCCGGGGCGTGGTCGACGGCTTCCTGGCCGAGGTGCTGCCCGGCTGA
- the yidD gene encoding membrane protein insertion efficiency factor YidD → MTPAAHAVDRLIAAYQRSVSPRKGFSCAYRVAHGDASCSGVVRQAVRSRGVTRAVVPAVVQLVACYQAATMLAQSDVSGVCCCGGIPIPFRFPFRS, encoded by the coding sequence ATGACTCCTGCCGCTCATGCCGTCGACCGTCTGATCGCCGCGTACCAGCGGTCCGTCTCGCCCCGCAAGGGCTTCAGCTGTGCCTACCGCGTCGCCCACGGCGACGCGTCCTGCTCCGGCGTCGTCCGCCAGGCCGTGCGCAGCCGCGGGGTCACCCGTGCGGTGGTGCCGGCCGTCGTGCAGCTCGTGGCCTGCTACCAGGCGGCGACGATGCTCGCGCAGTCCGACGTCAGCGGCGTCTGCTGCTGCGGTGGCATCCCCATCCCGTTCCGGTTCCCGTTCCGCTCCTGA
- a CDS encoding DinB family protein: MTVPGPDDDLRGAHLTGVDLRGARFVRADLSGVVMRGVEVDGAEIDSPWLVESGSLLVNGVDVVPFVDAEPDRRFPGRELRRASDPDGLRAAWAALERTWEATLARAAAMPPGTVDVQVDGEWSFAQTLRHLVMATDTWLRRAVLGVEQPFHPLGHPNEEYEADGNDPSVFAPGTPAYDDVLAVRAERVAMVRDYLADVTVDDLAVERRNPWAPQYPETTLSCLHTILEEEWEHHRYAVRDLDAIEAGGQPAATSSV; this comes from the coding sequence ATGACCGTGCCGGGACCTGACGACGACCTGCGCGGCGCGCACCTCACGGGCGTCGACCTGCGGGGGGCGCGGTTCGTGCGTGCCGACCTGTCCGGCGTCGTCATGCGGGGCGTCGAGGTCGACGGCGCCGAGATCGACTCGCCGTGGCTCGTGGAGAGCGGGAGCCTGCTGGTCAACGGCGTCGACGTCGTGCCGTTCGTCGACGCCGAGCCGGACCGACGGTTCCCGGGGCGCGAGCTGCGCCGCGCATCCGACCCCGACGGGCTGCGCGCGGCGTGGGCGGCGCTCGAGCGCACGTGGGAGGCGACCCTCGCACGGGCCGCCGCCATGCCGCCGGGCACGGTCGACGTGCAGGTCGACGGCGAGTGGTCGTTCGCCCAGACGCTGCGTCACCTGGTCATGGCCACGGACACGTGGCTGCGACGGGCCGTGCTGGGCGTCGAGCAGCCGTTCCACCCGCTCGGTCACCCGAACGAGGAGTACGAGGCCGACGGCAACGACCCGTCGGTGTTCGCCCCGGGGACCCCCGCGTACGACGACGTGCTGGCGGTCCGCGCCGAGCGTGTCGCCATGGTGCGTGACTACCTGGCCGACGTCACGGTCGACGACCTCGCGGTGGAGCGCCGCAACCCCTGGGCGCCGCAGTACCCCGAGACGACGCTGTCGTGCCTGCACACGATCCTCGAGGAGGAGTGGGAGCACCACCGGTACGCGGTGCGGGACCTCGACGCGATCGAGGCGGGCGGTCAGCCCGCGGCGACGTCGAGCGTGTAG
- a CDS encoding TspO/MBR family protein: METMNPAASVGRTTSQDRVRQVTVLVGAVIAIVGATVGSGAFGGQPIAEAAGGSLSATATPVAPDSPAFSIWSVIYTGLAVFAIVQALPRQATDRRLRAIAWWVLASMLLNALWIAVVQAGSVGGSDLVIIVLLAVLATMFVKLVRMNHTTTLPSVVTDLTVGLYLGWVSVATLANTAAFLAIADVGELGLGATGWSVVLVSAAALLAIAYGAYGRRRPALVIPVGLAMAWGLTWIGIGRTNGPLVDETVATAAFVAAGVAFLAPVVATLTARRR, from the coding sequence ATGGAGACCATGAACCCCGCCGCCTCAGTCGGCCGCACCACGTCCCAGGACCGGGTCCGTCAGGTCACGGTCCTCGTCGGCGCCGTGATCGCCATCGTCGGTGCGACCGTCGGCTCGGGCGCGTTCGGCGGGCAGCCGATCGCCGAGGCCGCGGGCGGCTCCCTGTCCGCCACGGCGACGCCCGTGGCCCCCGACAGCCCCGCCTTCTCGATCTGGTCCGTCATCTACACGGGCCTGGCGGTGTTCGCGATCGTCCAGGCGCTGCCCCGCCAGGCGACCGACCGTCGGCTGCGCGCCATCGCCTGGTGGGTGCTGGCGTCGATGCTGCTCAACGCGCTGTGGATCGCGGTCGTCCAGGCCGGGTCGGTCGGCGGCAGCGACCTCGTCATCATCGTGCTGCTCGCGGTCCTCGCGACGATGTTCGTCAAGCTCGTCCGGATGAACCACACCACGACGCTGCCCTCGGTGGTCACCGACCTGACCGTCGGCCTCTACCTCGGCTGGGTCAGCGTCGCGACGCTCGCCAACACCGCGGCGTTCCTGGCGATCGCGGACGTCGGCGAGCTGGGCCTCGGGGCGACGGGCTGGTCCGTCGTGCTCGTCTCGGCCGCCGCGCTGCTCGCCATCGCGTACGGCGCCTACGGCCGCCGGCGCCCGGCCCTCGTCATCCCCGTCGGCCTCGCGATGGCCTGGGGCCTGACGTGGATCGGCATCGGACGCACCAACGGCCCGCTGGTCGACGAGACCGTCGCCACAGCCGCCTTCGTCGCCGCCGGCGTCGCCTTCCTGGCGCCGGTCGTCGCGACACTGACCGCCCGCCGCCGCTGA